The following coding sequences lie in one Glycine max cultivar Williams 82 chromosome 19, Glycine_max_v4.0, whole genome shotgun sequence genomic window:
- the LOC100795116 gene encoding probable alpha-mannosidase At5g13980 isoform X1 gives MSGYYLAARQLEFFRGRRNSGPNTDSLADALAIAQHHDAVTGTEKQHVANDYSKQLSIGYKKAEDLVSSSLAWLIESPLLTTCQNTCPLLNINCCPASEVDLVQGKNLFTTL, from the exons ATGAGTGGCTATTATTTg GCTGCAAGACAACTAGAGTTTTTTAGGGGGAGAAGGAATTCAGGGCCAAATACAGACTCATTAGCTGATGCTTTAGCAATTGCGCAACACCATGATGCAGTCACTGGCACAGAAAAGCAGCATGTGGCTAATGATTATTCTAAACAATTGTCAATAGGCTACAAGAAG GCGGAGGATTTGGTTTCATCATCGCTGGCTTGGTTGATTGAGTCACCGTTGCTTACTACATGTCAAAACACA TGTCCACTTTTGAACATAAATTGCTGTCCTGCATCAGAAGTTGATCTGGTTCAAGGAAAGAATttg TTTACAACTCTCTAG
- the LOC100795116 gene encoding probable alpha-mannosidase At5g13980 isoform X2 → MSGYYLAARQLEFFRGRRNSGPNTDSLADALAIAQHHDAVTGTEKQHVANDYSKQLSIGYKKCPLLNINCCPASEVDLVQGKNLFTTL, encoded by the exons ATGAGTGGCTATTATTTg GCTGCAAGACAACTAGAGTTTTTTAGGGGGAGAAGGAATTCAGGGCCAAATACAGACTCATTAGCTGATGCTTTAGCAATTGCGCAACACCATGATGCAGTCACTGGCACAGAAAAGCAGCATGTGGCTAATGATTATTCTAAACAATTGTCAATAGGCTACAAGAAG TGTCCACTTTTGAACATAAATTGCTGTCCTGCATCAGAAGTTGATCTGGTTCAAGGAAAGAATttg TTTACAACTCTCTAG
- the LOC100795651 gene encoding alpha-mannosidase At3g26720 → MMVNAVAVVFAVLVAAIWVAESEYIEYNTTQRIVPDKLNVHLVPHSHDDVGWLKTVDQYYVGANNSIRGACVQNVLDSVISALLEDKNRKFIYVEMAFFQRWWRQQSKATKIKVKELVNSGQLEFINGGMCMHDEATPHYIDLIDQTTLGHQFIKEEFDKVPRVGWQIDPFGHSAVQAYLLGAELGFDSHFFARIDYQDRAKRLKEKTLEVIWQGSRSLGSSSQIFTGIFPRHYDPPDGFTFEINDVSPPIQDDILLFDYNVQERVNDFVSAALAQANVTKTNHIMWAMGTDFRYQYANSWFRQMDKFIHYVNQDGRVNALYSTPSIYTDAKYAADEYWPLKVDDFFPYADHPNAYWTGYFTSRPALKGYVRFMSAYYQAARQLEYFKGRNETGPNTDALADALAIAQHHDAVSGTERQHVASDYALRLSMGYEEAERLVASALASLVNQRLSSYGVNPVTDIQQCPLLNISYCPPAEATLINGKSLVIVVYNPLAWKREDVIRIPVSTGQVFVQDFSGNKIESQILPLSNATLTMRKHYVRAYIGKAPGGDTLKSWLAFPVSVPPLGFSTYIVSSSKQSSHSSTISKIYISEGSTNKSIEVGKGNLKLLYSENEGRLTHYVNSRTLVTTSVEQSYSYYSGNDGTDKDPQASGAYVFRPNGSFSIKSDHQASFTVLRGPILDEVHQQLNPWVSQITRIFKAKEHAEIEFTVGPIPVDDDIGKEIITQFKTTMKTNKTFYTDSNGRDFIKRIRDFRTDWDLQVNQPIAGNYYPVNLGIYVQDSSMELSVLVDRSVGGSSLEDGQVELMLHRRLLHDDARGVGEVLNETVCVADKCEGLTIQGKLYLRIDHKGEAAKWRRTVGQELYSPLLLAFTEQDGDNWLHFSPSTFSGIDSSYSLPDNTALLTLQEFKNGKVLLRLAHLYEIGEDKNYSLTASVELKKLFPNKKINKVTEMSLSANQERAQMEKRKLDWKVEGSTEEPKVVRGGPVDPTKLVVELAPMEIRTFFIEFDPLQTVPVPENHVAM, encoded by the exons ATGATGGTCAATGCGGTGGCAGTGGTATTCGCCGTTTTGGTGGCGGCGATTTGGGTTGCGGAATCAGAGTACATAGAGTACAACACAACGCAGAGGATAGTCCCAGACAAATTAAACGTGCACTTGGTACCTCACTCCCACGACGATGTTGGGTGGCTCAAGACCGTGGATCAGTACTACGTTGGAGCCAACAACTCCATTCGG GGTGCATGTGTGCAGAATGTGCTGGATTCTGTGATATCTGCTCTCTTGGAGGACAAGAATCGCAAGTTTATCTATGTTGAGATG GCATTTTTCCAGAGATGGTGGAGACAGCAAAGTAAAGCAACGAAAATTAAAGTCAAGGAGCTTGTCAACTCGGGTCAGTTGGAATTCAT aaaTGGGGGTATGTGTATGCATGATGAGGCCACCCCGCATTACATTGATCTAATTGACCAGACCACTCTTGGGCATCAATTTATCAAAGAGGAATTTGATAAGGTTCCAAGAGTTGGTTGGCAGATTGACCCATTTGGCCATTCTGCAGTTCAGGCTTACTTGCTTGGTGCCGAG CTAGGATTCGATTCACACTTTTTTGCTAGAATCGATTACCAAGATAGAGCTAAGCGATTGAAGGAGAAAACTCTTGAGGTTATTTGGCAGGGTTCCAGGTCTCTTGGCTCTTCTTCACAA ATATTTACCGGGATATTTCCCAGGCATTACGATCCTCCTGATGGTTTCACATTTGAGATAAATGATGTTTCCCCTCCTATTCAG gaTGACATTCTACTATTTGACTATAATGTTCAAGAAAGGGTCAACGATTTTGTATCTGCTGCCTTAGCTCAG GCTAATGTGACCAAAACAAATCACATTATGTGGGCAATGGGGACAGACTTCCGTTATCAATATGCTAATTCATGGTTCAGGCAGATGGATAAGTTTATTCACTACGTCAATCAG GATGGACGTGTCAATGCATTATATTCAACACCATCTATCTACACTGATGCAAAATATGCAGCTGATGAGTATTGGCCTCTTAAAGTTGATGATTTCTTCCC GTATGCAGATCACCCAAATGCATATTGGACTGGATATTTTACAAGTAGGCCAGCTTTGAAGGGCTATGTGAGATTCATGAGTGCTTACTATCAG GCAGCACGACAATTGGAATATTTTAAAGGGAGGAATGAAACAGGACCAAATACTGATGCATTAGCTGATGCTTTAGCAATTGCTCAGCACCATGATGCAGTTAGTGGCACAGAAAGGCAACATGTTGCTTCTGATTATGCACTGCGACTCTCAATGGGATATGAAGag GCAGAAAGGTTGGTTGCATCTGCCCTTGCTTCCTTGGTAAACCAAAGATTAAGTTCGTATGGGGTGAATCCAGTGACAGACATCCAGCAG TGTCCTCTTCTTAATATAAGTTACTGTCCTCCAGCAGAAGCTACATTGATTAATGGAAAGAGCTTG GTGATTGTTGTTTATAATCCTCTTGCTTGGAAGAGGGAAGATGTAATTCGAATTCCT GTTTCCACTGGACAGGTTTTTGTTCAGGATTTTTCTGGGAATAAAATTGAGTCTCAGATTCTGCCTCTGTCGAATGCTACTTTGACTATGAGAAAACATTATGTCAGAGCATATATAGGAAAAGCTCCTGGGGGCGACACACTCAAGTCTTGGCTTGCATTTCCAGTGTCTGTTCCTCCCCTTGGTTTCAGCACCTATATAGTGTCAAGCTCTAAACAGTCAA gtcATAGTTCAACTATCTCAAAGATATACATATCAGAAGGAAGTACTAATAAAAGCATAGAAGTTGGAAAAGGGAATTTAAAGCTActttattcagaaaatgaaggaaGACTGACTCACTATGTAAACAGTAGAACTCTG GTTACAACATCAGTTGAACAATCATACAGTTATTATTCTGGAAATGATGGGACTGACAAAGATCCTCAG GCTTCTGGGGCATATGTTTTCCGTCCAAATGGCTCATTTTCCATTAAATCAGATCATCAG GCATCTTTTACTGTCCTGCGTGGTCCAATATTGGATGAAGTACATCAACAGCTCAATCCATGGGTATCCCAG ATTACGAGGATATTCAAGGCAAAAGAACATGCTGAAATTGAGTTCACA GTTGGGCCTATTCCTGTGGATGATGACATTGGGAAAGAAATTATTACACAATTTAAAACTACAATGAAGACCAACAAGACATTCTACACTGATTCTAATGGACGTGACTTCATTAAGAGG ATTCGAGATTTCAGGACAGACTGGGATCTACAAGTGAACCAACCCATTGCTGGAAACTATTACCCA GTTAATTTAGGAATATATGTACAAGATAGTAGTATGGAATTATCTGTGTTGGTGGACCGCTCAGTTGGAGGTTCCAGCTTGGAAGATGGCCAAGTAGAGCTGATGCTCCACAG gaGGTTGCTTCATGATGATGCAAGAGGTGTAGGTGAGGTACTCAATGAAACAGTTTGCGTTGCTGATAAGTGTGAGGGCCTAACA ATTCAAGGAAAACTGTATCTTAGAATTGACCATAAAGGTGAAGCTGCTAAGTGGCGTCGCACAGTTGGCCAGGAATTATATTCACCATTGCTGTTGGCCTTCACAGAACAG GATGGGGATAATTGGTTGCATTTCAGTCCATCCACATTTTCTGGCATAGATTCTTCCTACAGTTTACCCGACAACACTGCTCTTTTAACCCTCCAG gaatttaaaaatggaaAAGTGCTCCTAAGATTGGCTCACCTTTATGAG ATCGGAGAGGACAAAAATTACTCACTAACGGCAAGTGTGGAATTGAAAAAGTTGTTTCCTAATAAGAAG ATCAATAAAGTGACAGAGATGAGTTTGTCTGCTAATCAAGAAAGAGCTCAAATGGAAAAGAGGAAGCTAGATTGGAAGGTAGAAGGCTCCACTGAAGAACCGAAGGTGGTGAGAGGAGGACCTGTTGATCCTACGAAGTTGGTGGTTGAACTTGCTCCGATGGAGATTCGGACATTCTTTATTGAATTTGATCCCCTCCAAACAGTTCCTGTACCAGAAAATCATGTGGCAATGTAG
- the LOC102662594 gene encoding protein MAIN-LIKE 1-like: MVRTRGLGRALGRVSGRGLGKEDRDDSDDAPQRRRPTAFACRQRVLITVADAEPVVPAAKADVAVTEADVVADEPMVEVDVHDTGANTAAYTGAQATVDEPKGFLGGLTDPSVLTKYVEHVAASVWTGEESPKLKLSSHGRKVHNLVDTSDQGLLSSFVERWHRETSSFHLPVGEVMITLDDVASLLHLPVVGDLYTFQPLHVDEAVLMLVDLLLVSPEATRADTGHCRGSYVRLS, encoded by the exons ATGGTTAGGACTAGAGGCCTAGGCCGTGCCTTAGGTAGGGTTAGTGGCAGAGGTCTGGGGAAAGAGGATCGTGATGATTCTGACGATGCTCCCCAGAGGCGAAGACCGACCGCATTCGCATGCAGGCAACGGGTACTTATCACTGTTGCTGACGCTGAGCCAGTGGTACCTGCGGCTAAGGCTGACGTAGCTGTGACTGAGGCTGACGTAGTAGCGGATGAGCCAATGGTAGAAGTTGACGTACATGACACTGGTGCAAACACTGCTGCATACACCGGTGCACAGGCTACTGTAGATGAGCCTAAGGGATTCCTAGGTGGACTGACTGACCCATCAGTGCTGACCAAGTATGTTGAGCATGTTGCAGCTAGCGTATGGACCGGGgag gagaGTCCTAAGTTGAAGTTATCCTCCCATGGGAGGAAAGTGCATAATTTAG TAGACACCAGCGATCAGGGACTTCTATCCTCGTTTGTCGAGAGGTGGCACCGGGAGACTTCTAGTTTCCATCTTCCTGTGGGCGAGGTTATGATCACGCTGGACGATGTGGCGTCACTTCTTCATCTGCCCGTCGTTGGCGACTTGTATACCTTTCAGCCTTTGCACGTGGACGAGGCGGTGCTGATGTTGGTCGACTTATTACTGGTCTCACCAGAGGCAACCAGGGCCGACACAGGACACTGTCGTGGATCGTACGTACGTCTGTCTTAG